The following coding sequences are from one Epinephelus moara isolate mb chromosome 7, YSFRI_EMoa_1.0, whole genome shotgun sequence window:
- the idh1 gene encoding isocitrate dehydrogenase [NADP] cytoplasmic has protein sequence MSQKIKAGSVVEMQGDEMTRVIWDLIKEKLILPYLELDLHSYDLGMENRDATDDKVTVEAAEAVRRYNVGVKCATITPDEKRVEEFKLKQMWRSPNGTIRNILGGTVFRGPILCKNIPRLVPGWTKPIIIGRHAHGDQYKATDFVVPGPGKVEMTYTPTKGEPVKYVIHEFQGTGGVAMGMYNTDSSIRDFAHSSFQMALTKAWPLYLSTKNTILKKYDGRFKDIFQEIYEKEYRAQFEAKGIWYEHRLIDDMVAQAMKSEGGFIWACKNYDGDVQSDSVAQGYGSLGMMTSVLICPDGRTVESEAAHGTVTRHYRLHQQGKETSTNPIASIFAWTQGLLHRAKLDNNTELRVFAEALEAVCVETIEAGFMTKDLAICIKGLPNVTRADYLNTFEFLDKLAENLKSKLANQPKL, from the exons ATGTCTCAGAAGATCAAGGCTGGCTCTGTGGTGGAGATGCAGGGAGATGAGATGACTCGGGTCATCTGGGACCTCATTAAGGAGAAACTCATCCTCCCGTATCTGGAGCTCGACCTGCACAG CTATGACCTCGGTATGGAGAACCGAGATGCAACAGACGACAAGGTCACAGTTGAGGCGGCGGAGGCTGTCCGCCGTTACAACGTGGGCGTCAAGTGCGCCACCATCACACCAGACGAGAAGCGCGTGGAGGAGTTCAAGCTGAAGCAGATGTGGCGTTCGCCCAACGGCACCATCCGTAACATCCTGGGAGGCACAGTGTTCAGAGGGCCCATCCTGTGCAAGAACATCCCTCGCCTGGTGCCTGGCTGGACCAAGCCCATCATCATTGGCAGGCACGCCCATGGAGATCAG TACAAAGCCACAGACTTCGTGGTGCCTGGGCCCGGGAAAGTGGAGATGACCTACACACCCACAAAAGGAGAGCCAGTTAAATATGTCATCCATGAGTTCCAGG gcacagGTGGTGTGGCCATGGGCATGTACAATACAGACAGCTCCATCAGGGACTTTGCCCACAGCTCCTTCCAGATGGCTCTGACTAAAGCCTGGCCTCTCTACCTCAGCACCAAGAACACCATCCTCAAGAAGTACGACGGCCGCTTCAAAGACATCTTCCAGGAAATCTACGAGAA GGAATACCGTGCTCAGTTTGAGGCCAAAGGCATCTGGTATGAGCACCGTCTGATCGATGACATGGTCGCCCAGGCCATGAAGTCTGAGGGAGGCTTCATTTGGGCCTGCAAGAACTACGACGGAGATGTGCAGTCTGACTCTGTGGCACAAG GCTACGGCTCCCTGGGTATGATGACCAGTGTGCTCATCTGTCCTGATGGACGCACAGTGGAGTCTGAGGCCGCCCACGGCACAGTGACTCGCCACTACAGACTACACCAGCAGGGAAAAGAGACCTCCACCAATCCCATCG CCTCCATCTTTGCGTGGACGCAGGGCCTGCTCCACCGGGCGAAGCTGGACAACAACACAGAGCTGCGAGTGTTCGCTGAGGCTCTCGAAGCCGTTTGTGTGGAGACCATCGAGGCTGGTTTCATGACCAAGGATTTGGCCATCTGCATCAAAGGCCTCCCAAA TGTGACACGTGCCGACTACTTGAACACCTTTGAGTTCTTGGACAAGCTGGCAGAGAACCTGAAGAGTAAACTGGCCAACCAGCCCAAACTGTGA